A window from Methanobrevibacter sp. encodes these proteins:
- a CDS encoding nickel-dependent hydrogenase large subunit produces MIVPIGPIHPALKEPIRLKLQTEGERVVSAEIEFGYVHRGIEKIIEGKTWQKGIYLSERVCGICSYEHTQTFAETIERISDVDVPVRAQFLRTITNELDRIQSHLLANSTFFKSMDHETLFMHSLELREYAMDSIELLTGNRVNMGWNVVGGVRMDADERHFEPILENLKKIEERFDTVRALFAEGPALALRCKGIGHMSKKEAIKGRAVGPIGRASGVKEDYRVGHYTYDDYFDFNIIRRKEGDNYARTLTRLDEIPESISLIRQAIDNIPKGEIRTPADLKSGYAMSRNEAPRGEVIYMIETNGNLIKHISIRTPSISNMNSCAKYMIPDVPTVADAVSTYASCDPCVACAERVAVTDEHGKTRFKNIYEGI; encoded by the coding sequence ATGATAGTGCCTATTGGTCCAATTCATCCTGCTTTAAAAGAACCTATCAGACTCAAGCTCCAAACTGAAGGGGAGAGGGTTGTTAGTGCCGAAATCGAATTCGGTTATGTTCACAGAGGTATTGAAAAGATTATTGAAGGCAAAACTTGGCAGAAAGGGATTTATCTTTCTGAAAGAGTATGTGGTATTTGTTCATATGAACACACTCAAACTTTCGCTGAAACAATTGAGCGAATTTCTGATGTTGATGTTCCTGTAAGGGCTCAATTTTTAAGAACAATTACAAATGAGCTTGACAGGATTCAAAGTCATTTGCTTGCCAATTCAACATTTTTCAAATCAATGGATCATGAAACATTATTTATGCATTCCCTGGAACTCAGGGAATATGCAATGGATTCGATTGAATTGTTGACTGGAAACAGGGTAAATATGGGTTGGAATGTTGTTGGAGGAGTTAGAATGGATGCCGATGAACGCCACTTCGAACCAATATTGGAAAACCTTAAGAAAATTGAAGAACGTTTTGATACCGTTAGAGCATTATTTGCAGAAGGTCCGGCTTTAGCATTAAGATGCAAAGGAATTGGACACATGAGTAAAAAAGAAGCCATTAAAGGCCGTGCTGTAGGTCCTATTGGAAGGGCTTCCGGTGTCAAAGAGGATTATAGGGTTGGTCATTACACTTATGATGATTATTTTGACTTTAACATAATCAGGAGAAAAGAAGGAGATAATTACGCAAGAACATTAACAAGGCTGGATGAAATTCCAGAATCCATAAGTTTAATTAGACAAGCAATTGACAATATTCCTAAAGGGGAAATCAGAACTCCTGCTGATTTAAAGTCAGGATATGCAATGTCTAGAAACGAAGCTCCTCGTGGTGAAGTTATCTACATGATTGAAACCAATGGCAATCTGATTAAACATATTTCCATCAGAACTCCAAGTATTTCAAACATGAATTCCTGTGCAAAATACATGATTCCTGATGTTCCGACAGTTGCCGATGCAGTTTCAACTTATGCTTCTTGTGATCCTTGTGTTGCATGTGCTGAAAGAGTGGCAGTTACTGATGAGCATGGAAAAACAAGATTTAAAAACATTTATGAGGGGATATAA
- a CDS encoding 4Fe-4S binding protein, which yields MSSLMWYIFDFARKAWADAFANAKTNPEIAEKPERFRDFPKVNKEYCIGCGACTVSCPSPNAIKIVREEDDETGEGLTYPIIFPEACIRCGFCAEVCPTDPKTLECGLNHYILPEFNLIPSKRKYVVDDFLCIKCKKCMKKCPVEAISVVDGKLVVDQLKCISCGECLGVCPVNGAMKGVFVDNLQDQKELILSCVNFLEEFIEGKEEDLRLLEQNDLLQYDVPVSEIWDDALKIMPDEEIALEIITNAVNRLKIRIIDWDESKCEKCQLCIPDCPTECISFDDDKDTIVRDKNRCLRCSICYQTCPFSVIKYFIAKFSLDDGENIHIIVNASNLNEGIVE from the coding sequence ATGTCATCTTTAATGTGGTATATTTTTGATTTTGCAAGAAAGGCATGGGCTGATGCATTTGCCAATGCGAAAACCAATCCTGAAATTGCTGAAAAACCTGAAAGATTCAGAGATTTTCCTAAAGTTAATAAGGAGTATTGTATAGGTTGCGGAGCATGTACTGTTTCATGCCCGTCTCCAAATGCTATTAAAATTGTTAGGGAAGAAGATGATGAAACAGGTGAAGGTTTAACCTATCCTATAATTTTCCCTGAAGCATGTATTCGTTGCGGTTTCTGTGCTGAAGTTTGTCCTACTGATCCAAAAACATTGGAATGTGGTTTAAATCATTATATTTTGCCGGAATTTAATCTTATCCCGTCAAAAAGAAAATATGTTGTTGATGACTTTTTATGCATTAAATGTAAAAAATGTATGAAAAAGTGTCCTGTTGAAGCAATAAGTGTTGTTGATGGCAAACTTGTTGTAGATCAACTTAAATGCATATCCTGCGGGGAATGTTTGGGGGTATGTCCTGTTAATGGTGCAATGAAAGGCGTATTTGTTGATAATCTACAAGATCAAAAAGAATTAATCTTATCATGTGTAAATTTCCTTGAAGAGTTTATTGAAGGCAAGGAAGAAGATTTGAGGCTGCTTGAGCAAAATGACCTTTTACAGTATGATGTACCGGTCTCTGAAATTTGGGATGATGCTTTAAAAATAATGCCTGATGAAGAAATTGCTTTAGAAATCATAACTAATGCAGTAAATAGGCTTAAAATTAGAATTATTGACTGGGATGAATCAAAATGTGAAAAATGTCAGTTATGTATTCCTGACTGTCCGACTGAATGCATTTCATTTGATGATGATAAAGATACTATTGTAAGGGATAAAAATAGATGTTTGCGCTGTAGCATTTGTTACCAAACCTGTCCATTTTCTGTAATTAAATATTTCATTGCTAAGTTTTCACTTGATGACGGTGAAAATATTCACATTATAGTTAATGCATCTAATTTAAATGAAGGTATTGTGGAGTGA
- a CDS encoding 4Fe-4S binding protein, whose product MSIMIDSYTKTPRPLRHVDVDYLIDQTQCAKCKDKPCLNSCPIDAIYMDDDEGLIKIKSTCFGCVLCRNACPFDAISLDVHMDSPIKENVPNINTKLCVACGACVQACKKGSIHIVSDGKEPPHSEIDKDTCVRCGYCFRVCPTDAIKYGQLLPKTVKGGKAIVVNQDKCIGCMTCTRVCPSMGALNVARTNKLPYINPGYCARCEECMHSCPSGAIKYSSRKKAYKIYSEIKSFDIVSGIIDHDIKVLSLDLISLNKVLQKVAKSIALEFNDQQFENFIEYKVNDLMEKELSLSLNSNIEVWKFTKLFGSYLMDRNIEVYDNKCIACGDCFNVCPVNAIQLNGPNPITISDNCVYCGKCVEQCKFDAIGAYDDYFYSKNTDLYYARSYLKNQRFADFSLSDAKCQACAVCAKNCPTGALTLNDDKIDFDIEKCIYCRTCEAICPLDAIRMVNFR is encoded by the coding sequence GTGAGTATTATGATTGATAGTTATACCAAAACACCAAGACCATTAAGACATGTTGATGTTGATTATCTGATTGACCAAACACAATGTGCAAAATGTAAAGATAAACCCTGCCTGAATTCTTGTCCTATTGATGCCATTTATATGGATGATGATGAAGGCCTTATTAAAATAAAAAGCACATGTTTTGGTTGTGTATTATGTCGTAATGCTTGTCCCTTTGATGCCATTTCTCTTGATGTACATATGGATTCTCCTATAAAAGAAAATGTTCCAAACATCAATACAAAATTATGTGTGGCTTGTGGAGCATGTGTTCAGGCCTGTAAAAAAGGTTCAATCCATATTGTTTCTGACGGAAAGGAACCTCCTCACAGTGAGATTGATAAGGATACCTGTGTACGTTGCGGATATTGTTTTAGAGTATGTCCGACCGATGCGATTAAATATGGTCAATTGCTTCCTAAAACTGTTAAGGGGGGTAAGGCAATTGTTGTTAACCAGGACAAATGTATCGGTTGTATGACCTGTACAAGAGTTTGCCCATCAATGGGTGCTCTTAATGTTGCAAGAACAAACAAACTGCCTTATATTAATCCGGGATATTGTGCAAGATGTGAAGAATGTATGCATTCATGTCCTTCTGGAGCCATCAAGTACTCTTCACGTAAAAAAGCTTACAAGATATACAGTGAAATAAAATCATTTGATATAGTCTCCGGAATAATTGATCATGATATTAAGGTACTTTCACTTGATTTAATTAGTTTAAATAAGGTTTTACAAAAAGTAGCCAAGTCAATAGCTTTGGAATTCAACGACCAGCAGTTTGAAAACTTCATTGAATACAAAGTCAATGATTTAATGGAAAAGGAGTTGAGTTTAAGTCTGAATTCAAATATTGAAGTCTGGAAGTTTACAAAGCTATTCGGGTCTTATTTGATGGATAGGAACATCGAGGTTTATGATAATAAATGTATTGCTTGCGGAGACTGTTTTAATGTATGTCCTGTAAATGCAATCCAGTTAAACGGCCCTAATCCAATTACTATTTCAGATAACTGTGTTTATTGTGGAAAATGTGTTGAACAATGTAAATTCGATGCAATCGGAGCATATGATGATTATTTCTACAGTAAAAACACTGACTTATACTATGCAAGGTCCTATTTGAAAAATCAAAGATTTGCCGACTTTTCACTTTCAGATGCTAAGTGTCAGGCATGTGCAGTCTGTGCAAAAAATTGTCCGACTGGAGCATTAACCTTAAATGACGATAAGATAGACTTTGATATTGAAAAATGCATTTATTGCAGAACCTGTGAGGCAATTTGTCCTCTTGATGCAATAAGGATGGTTAACTTTAGGTGA